TCGTGGTCGGCAACAGCCTCCGGTTGCGCCGCTTCCGCTGAGCCTCCCAGGCGCAGGCCCCCAGGCCCTCCACCGCTGGCCCCCAGGGCCCCGGAACCGCTACCCAGCGGTGCCGGGGCCCGCGGTGTGTCCGGCGGACCGCCGCTCCCCGACCGGACGCGAGGCCTGACGCGAGACCGCCCGCGACGCCGCCGGCAGACCGCCCGCTCAGCCGTCCGCGATGCCCAGCGCCGTCCGGATCCCGCCGACCAGCCGGGCGTCGAGCCCGCCGACGGTCATCCGGTTCTTGACGAGCGCGAAGGAGAACCGGTGCGTCGGGTCGGCGAAGGCCGTGCTGCCGCCCGACCCGCTGGTCCCGAAGCCGTCCGCCGGGCGCACCGGCGCCCCGGAGTCGTCCCCGACCACGAAGCCGAGGCCCATCGTCCAGGGGATGCCCAGCATCCGGTCCACGCCGCCGGCCCGGCCGGTGGTCGCCGCCTTCAGGGTCGCCGGGGAGAGCAACTGCACCCCCCCGGCTCGCCGCCGCAGGCCAGTGCCGCGTACAGCCGGGCGACCGCACGCGCGGTCATCACGCCGTTGGCCGGTAGCGCGGTGCGCCGGAAGTCGGCGCGGTTGGCCAGCGCGGCCACCGGGAGCACGGCGGGCGGGGCGCAGACGAAGAACGGCGCCCCGGCCGGGATCCCCTCCAGCCGGGCCGCCCAGCCGCCGTCGTAGCAGGTGGCCACCCGCGCCGACAGGTGCTCGGGGACGTGGAAGAGCAGGTCGTCGGCGATCCCCAGCGGCCCGGCCAGCTCCTCCCGCAGCAGCTCCGCGCAGCTCCGGCCGGTGGCGCGGCGCAGGATCTCGGCGACCAGCACCCCGTACGTCCAGGCGTGGTAGCCGACCGCGCTGCCGGGCTCCCACAGCGGCTGCTGCCGGGCCAGCCAGTCGGCCGTGGCCGGGAGGTCCAGCAGTCGCTCGGGGGTGATGTCGGCCGGCAACTGCGGCAGTCCGGCCGTGTGGGAGAGCACCTGCCCGAGCGTGATCCGCTCCTTGCCGGCCGCGCCGAACTCCGGCCAGTACCGGGCCACCGGTTCCTCGTACGCCAGCACGCCCCGGTCCACCAGGACCGCGACCAGGGCGGCCGCCACGCCCTTCCCGGTGGACCAGGCCGGGACCAGTGTGTCCGGCCCCATCGGGCAGCCCGAGGCGGTATCGGCCACGCCCGCCCAGGCGTCCACGACCAACTCGCCGTCCAGCCACGCGGCGACCTGTACGCCGAGCTCCGCCCCGGAGCCGGTGACCTCAGCCAGGAGCGCCTCGACCTGCCGCTGCGCCGGGTTGTCCGGCACCCTCCGGCGTTCCGTCCCGCGTCCCGTCCCGATTTCCATCCGGCTTCACGCCCCCTCCGTCGGGGCCCCGTGCGGGCCCGATCGGGGGTACCAACTCGCTCGGCGGCCGAAAGGATCCCGCCCCGCCCGTGCCGTGCGAACCCCGGCGCGAACCCCGCGGTGAACCCCGCAGCGAACCCCGCGGTGAACCCCCGAGGTGAACCCCGCAGCGAACCCCCGAGGTGAACCCCGCAGCGAACCCCAGGCCTCACGCCTCCTCCGGCAGCTCCACCGCCTGCCAGCGGTACGCCGCGTCCTCCTGCCAGACCTGCAGCTCGCCCTCCACCACCGCGGCCAGGCAGAGCCGCCAGTCGTCGCCCATCGCGAGCGCGACCCGGGTGGCCGGGCGCAGGGTGGGGCGCCACCAGCGCGGGCGGCGGGAGGCGCCGCCGGCCGGCAGCCGCAGCCGGACGCCGCCCGCGCCGGCCAGGGCGACGGTCGGGCCGCCGCGGTGGCCCACCATGGCGATGTCGAGGGAGGGTTCGCCGTCACCGATCTCGGTGCCGGGCCCGGCGGTTCCGAGGGTGTGCAGCTGGACGGAGCCGTCCGGGCGCAGGGTGGCGGCCTGCGGTCCGGCGGAGGTGCGGGCCAGGGCCCCGGCGCGCAGCGGGCCGGCCGGGCCGAGCGGGAGCGGCGGTTCGGTGGCGCCGGGCCGCCAGCTGAGCACCCGTTCGCGGTGCTCGACCAGGAGCAGCCAGCTGCCGGGGCGTTCCTCGACGGCCGCGAGGACGCGGTCGGCGGGGCAGCCGGGCAGTTCCTGGCCGGTGAGGGTGAGGCCGGGCGCCCAGCGGTAGGAGCGCAGTGCCCCGCCGGCGGCCGTCCAGACCGTCATCTCCCCGGCCGGGCTGACCGCTCCCGCCAGGCCGCTGACCCCGCGCGCCGCCTCCCACCAACCGCCCGCGGTGCCGACCCAGAGGGAGCCGCCGCGGTCTTCGACGCAGACCACCAGCTCGTCCTGGCGCCCGGCCCAGCCGGCCGTCAACTCCCGTACGGCGCCAGGCCCCTGGCCGGTGGGCAGGCGCCGGCCGGTGCCGCCGGGGCCGGCCAGGGCGGTGCCGTCGGCGCCGCCGGTGACGAGCAGCGGGCGCCCGGCCCGGTCGGGCAGCACGGTCAGGCCCGCGGTGCGGGCCACCGGCCGGTGGGCGCGCAGCAGTTCGCGGCCGCGGCCGACCCAGGGGCCGAGCGGGGCGGGGCGGCGGTCCGGGTCGCGGGCCAGCGGTTCGCAGGCCCAGCGCGTCAACTCCTCGCCGTAGCCCGCCGCGAGGAGTTCGGCGCGGGCCTGTTCGGCGGCGAGCCGGTGGTCGAGCCGGCCGTGGTCGGGCAGCAGCAGGGTGCGGGCGAGGGTGCCGACTGCGAACAGGTCCTTGGCGGTAGTGGGGAACCCGCCGACCTGCTCGGCCTCCGGCGGTACGTGTCCGGGGGTGAACACCGCGACGGTCAGGGTGTGGTCGAGCGGGGCGAGGAAGGTCAGGTCGATCAGTTTGACCTGCCCCTGGCCGTCCACCAGGACGTTGGCGGGGGAGATGTCGCGGTGCACCCAGCGCTTGCGGTGCAGCTCGTCGACGATCCGGCAGAGCCGGGTCAGCACCTCGGCCACCGCCGGCGGCCCGCCGCGCTGGGTGCGGGCCCAGGTGTGCAGCGGCACGCCCTCGACCCAGGGCGAGATCTGGTAGCCCAGCAGCCCGCCGGAGGGCACCGTGCCGGGCCGGTGCGGGGAGGGGCCGAGCAGGAAGCTGGGCACGACCAGGTCGGTGACGCCCAGTCGGTGCGCGTTGTGCGAGACGTCGTCCCAGCGGCCGAGCCAGCGCCGCACCTCGGACGGGTCGCGCTCCAGCATGATCTTGGCGGCGACCAGCTCCTTGCGCCCGTTGTGGCCGGTGCGCACCGCCCGCCACACCTCGGCCTCGCCGCCCCGGTGGTGGAACTCCAGGAGTTCGTACTGCTCGGGGTCGAACTCCGGCCCGAACCGGAGCCCGGGCACCCAACGCGACTCGGACACACGACCCCCGACGGTTCTGACCGCTGTTGACGCCCTTGTGCACGGACAGGTGATTGGACAGGTGAATGGACAGGTGGTGCGCCGCCCAGGATAGTGCTCTTTCCTGTTCGTCTGTCCGGGCGAGGGCCTATTCTGATGGCGCCCGAGCAACATCACGACACGACGTCAACTCATGATTGCCCGACGGTTTTTGATCATGGAGTGGCGGAATCCGACCACAGGGGGACGGTGCATGGCGCTACTAGCGGTGCTGCTGATCGTGGTGGCACTGGCCGGTGCGGCCACCGTCGTACTGGTCCGCCGCAGAACCTCCCCGGACGCCGAGGCGGTGGCGAAAGCCCTGGCCACGGCCGCCGAACGGCTTGCCGCCGGCAAGGCCGCCCAGGCCCGCCGCCGCTACGCGCGACTGGCCCGACAACTCGCCACCGGGCCCGCGGAACTGCGCCCGCAACGCGGCCTGGCCCTGCTCGGCCAGGCCGAGGCCACCATCCCCACCGGCGACCGGCAGGCCACCCTCGCCCTGCACCGCGAGGCCTTCCCGCTGCTCGCCGACCCGGCCCGCCAACTGCCCCGGTGGAGCCTGCGCCAGCTCGCCGAGGAACGGATACGGACCGCGGACGGCGACCTCGCGCCGTCGCCCGACCCCGCCACACCGCTCGACCCCGCCGCACCGCGCACCCCCACAGACCCGCTCGCCCTCGCCGCACCGCTCGCCTTCCTCCAGGCCACCGCCGCCGGCGCCGAACCCGGCGAGGAAGCCGACACCGCCGCCCGCACCCTGGACTGGCTGCAGCGCCGCTGCCGCGAAGGCACCCCCGCGCAGCGCGAGGAGACCACCGCCCGCGCCCTCGCCGCCCTGCCCGGCCGCGACTGGCCGGTCCTCGCCCGCGCCGCCCTGCTGCGCGACACCGACCGGGCCGCCGAAGCCGAGGCCCTGCTCGCCGCCACCGCCCCCGGCGGCAGCGGCGAACTCTGGTTCCGCTGGGGCGCCCAGCTGTACACCCTGCACCGGGACGAACCCGCCGTCACCGCCTTCGACGAGGCCCTGCGCCGCGGCCCCGGCGAACCCTCCCCGTGGGGCCGCGGCCCGGCGCTGCGCACCGACACCCTGCTCTTCCGCGGCCTCGCCCGCCAGCGGCTCGGCGCCACCGAGGCGGCCTGGGGCGACCTCGCCGCCGCCGCCGTGGAGACCCCCACCGACCCCCGCCCCCGCTACGCCCTCGGCCGGCTCGCCCTGCTGCTCGGCGCCGACGACCAGGCCCGGGACCAGTTCACCGCCGCCCTGACCGTCCAACCCTCCTTCGCCCCGGCCCGGTTCGGCCTCGCCCTGGTGCACGAGCGCGCCGACCGCCCCGCCGAGGCCGCCGCCGACTACCGCACCGGCCTCGACCAGGCCCCCCACTGGCGCCCCGCCCGCATCCGGCTCGGCGCCGCCCTGCTCGCCGCCGGCCGGCCCGCCGAGGCCGAGCCGGTCCTGCGCGCCGAAGCCGACACCGAACCGGGCACCCGCTGGACCACGATCGCCGCCTTCCACCACGGCCTCGCCCTGGCCCGCACCGACGACCCGGCCGGCGCCCTCGCCCGCTGGGAGCCGCTGGACGACGCCGACCTGCGCGAACGCCGGGCCCTGGCCCGCGACCGGCTCGCCCGCACCCGCCTGGCCACCGACCCCGCCGCCGCCCGCGAACTCTGGCAGCAGGCCGCCGCCGAACACCCGGCCGCCCCCGGCTACCGCGCCGCGCTGCGCGAGGCCGCCCTGCGCGAGGCCGCCCACCTGCTGGTCACCGGCCGCGACCGCCCCGAGCAGCGCCACGGCGCCACCGCCGCGCTCGCCCTCGCCGACACCCTGCCCGGCGCCCTCACCCACCGTCAGGCCCGGCTGCGCGCAGCCCTGGCCCTGGCCGACGGTACGACCGAACCCGTCAGCACCCTGCTGGATGCCACCGGCGGCCTGCGCGACCGCTACCACCTGGCCGCCGTCGCCCTGCTGGCCGGCCGCCCGGCCCAGACGATCGCCCTGCTCGGCCCGCCCGACCCGGCCGGCGACCCGGCGACCGCCCGACTGCGCGCCCTGCTCGCCGAACGGGCCGGCAACTGGGCCGTCGCCCTGGACTGGTACCGACACTTCCTGTCCGCCGGTACGGCCCCCCGGGACGACGCCCCGCCCGCCTTCGGCGACTGCACCGGCTGCGACCGCCCCGCCACCGGCGCCTGCGGCGGCTGCGGCCGCGAGGCCTGCACCGACCACCTGTACGCCCCCGAAGGCACCGCCTCACCCCGCTGCATCCGCTGCGCCGGCCCCGCGCTGCGCGCCGTCCTGGACTGCGCCCGCCGCGCGGGCACCCCCGACCAGGCCGAGCCCGTCCTCGCCGCCTGGGCCACTGTCCTCGGCGACGGCGACGGCGACGGCACCGCTGCCGCGCCCGTCCGCCTCGACCTCGCCCTGCTGCGCGCCGAACTCGGCCGCCACGACGAGGCACTGGCCGACCTCCCGCCGGACGCCACCGCCCTGCGCGCCGCCGTCCTGGTCCGCCGGGCCGGCGCCGCCCTCGCCGCCGACCGGCCCGGCCAGGCCGCCGTCGACCTGCGCCAGGCCCTCGCCCTCACCCCGGACCACCCGCAGGCGGCCGGCGCCCTGGTGCTGCTCGCCGAGCACGAGGCCCACCAGCACGCCCTCGACGGCCGCCACCGCGAGGCCTGGGAGGCCTACCGCACACTGCTGCGCCAGGACCCGGCCCACCCCCGGCTGCTGCACGCCCTCGGCCTGGCGGGCTACCGCCTCGCGGCCGCCGCAGGCGCACCCGACGGGCCCGGCACGGCGGACGAGGAGGTCTGGGCCTGGACGCTCGGCTGCCTCGTCGCCGCCCTGTACCAGCCCGAGCTGTGGGCCGAAACCGCCCGGACCACCGGCCGCACCGCCGAACCGCAGCGGCTGGCCGCCGCCCGGGCCGGGCTGATCGACCGCCTCCGCGACGACCTGCGCGCCCTCGACCGGGCGGCCGGGCGCGGTGGCGACGAGATCACCGCCTGGACGCTGC
The genomic region above belongs to Streptomyces sp. 1331.2 and contains:
- a CDS encoding serine hydrolase; the encoded protein is MQLLSPATLKAATTGRAGGVDRMLGIPWTMGLGFVVGDDSGAPVRPADGFGTSGSGGSTAFADPTHRFSFALVKNRMTVGGLDARLVGGIRTALGIADG
- a CDS encoding serine/threonine protein kinase, whose amino-acid sequence is MSESRWVPGLRFGPEFDPEQYELLEFHHRGGEAEVWRAVRTGHNGRKELVAAKIMLERDPSEVRRWLGRWDDVSHNAHRLGVTDLVVPSFLLGPSPHRPGTVPSGGLLGYQISPWVEGVPLHTWARTQRGGPPAVAEVLTRLCRIVDELHRKRWVHRDISPANVLVDGQGQVKLIDLTFLAPLDHTLTVAVFTPGHVPPEAEQVGGFPTTAKDLFAVGTLARTLLLPDHGRLDHRLAAEQARAELLAAGYGEELTRWACEPLARDPDRRPAPLGPWVGRGRELLRAHRPVARTAGLTVLPDRAGRPLLVTGGADGTALAGPGGTGRRLPTGQGPGAVRELTAGWAGRQDELVVCVEDRGGSLWVGTAGGWWEAARGVSGLAGAVSPAGEMTVWTAAGGALRSYRWAPGLTLTGQELPGCPADRVLAAVEERPGSWLLLVEHRERVLSWRPGATEPPLPLGPAGPLRAGALARTSAGPQAATLRPDGSVQLHTLGTAGPGTEIGDGEPSLDIAMVGHRGGPTVALAGAGGVRLRLPAGGASRRPRWWRPTLRPATRVALAMGDDWRLCLAAVVEGELQVWQEDAAYRWQAVELPEEA
- a CDS encoding serine hydrolase domain-containing protein produces the protein MPDNPAQRQVEALLAEVTGSGAELGVQVAAWLDGELVVDAWAGVADTASGCPMGPDTLVPAWSTGKGVAAALVAVLVDRGVLAYEEPVARYWPEFGAAGKERITLGQVLSHTAGLPQLPADITPERLLDLPATADWLARQQPLWEPGSAVGYHAWTYGVLVAEILRRATGRSCAELLREELAGPLGIADDLLFHVPEHLSARVATCYDGGWAARLEGIPAGAPFFVCAPPAVLPVAALANRADFRRTALPANGVMTARAVARLYAALACGGEPGGCSCSPRRP